In a genomic window of Halorussus salinus:
- a CDS encoding NosD domain-containing protein: MTVLLVVSMVSASTPASALPRAQGVEVPSGLDTPESFDTSGALDLSLRFDGADAFAQPAADASGPGRQFSLASATTLTVDDDGTGDYRTIQHAVDNASAGDTIRVEPGVYAQTVRLDKPLDLRAPDGATLDGSSLGSSADGIRLYGDAKVELSGLTVTGYDVGIHADHVDRNFSVVDIDLRGNRRGLYVDDTYSTWNVEASEFTNNSYSAIQTSGSSLGDATDNYWGQADGPTSEQCRGDVDCGYFRSSPTDSVSVPLDRSGTYVVAADGSAPYATMQDAIQAAPNRATVEVRPGTYRESVRLDEPLDLRAPDGAVLNGSETSQNDGIRLYNDANVTISGFTVEEWSHGIDADHVDSNFTVENVLLRRNDRGLYVDDTYSTWRVQGSEFTNNSYSAIQTSGSSLGDATDNYWGQADGPASEQCRGDVDCGYFRSAPGDSVAVPADRSGTYVVAADGSEPYATMQDAIRAAPNRATVEVRPGTYRESVRLDKPLEFRAPDGATLNGSKSSQNDGIRLYNDANATISGFTIEEWNHGIDADHVDSNFTVEEVVFRRNDRGVYVDDTYSAWNVEASEFVNNSYSAIQTSGSSLGDATDNYWGQADGPTSEQCRGDVDCGYFRSSPDSSVAVPADRSGTYVVANDGTEPYATIQDAIRAAPNRATVEVRPGTYRESVRLDEPLDLRAPDGAVLNGSESSQNDGIRLYGDANATISGFTVEEWNHGIDANHVDDPFVVQNVVLRRNGHGLYAEDNYEPWAIHHSEIYNNSYAGVRGHSSQLGDATRNYWGQADGPTSEQCRGDVDCGYFLSSPNGSVAVPADRTGTYVVANDGSEPYATMQDAIQAAPNGATVTVRPGTYRESVRIRQPLDVRAPNGATLRGSNSGSDGIRLYGHANVTISGFTIEEWNHGIDANHVDDPFVVQNVVLRRNGHGFYAEDNYEPWAIHDSKIYNNSYTGVRGHSSQLGDATDNYWGQADGPTKDQCRGDVDCGYFRHAPDDPVSVPANRSGTYVVANDGSEPYATMQDAIQAAPNRATVEVRPGTYRESVRIRKPLSFVAPDGAVLNGSNSGADGIRLYGHANATISGFTVEEWNHGIDANHVDDPFVVENVVLRRNGHGFYAEDNYEPWAIHHSEIYNNSYTGVRGHSSQVGDATDNYWGRADGPTSEQCRGDVDCGYFRSSPDESVAVPTNRTGTYVVANDGSEPYATMQDAIQAAPNHATVEVRPGTYRESVRIRQPLSFVAPDGAVLNGSNSNSDGIRLYGHANATVSGFTVEEWNHGIDANHVDDPFVVENVVLRRNGHGLYAEDNYEPWGIHRSEIYNNSYAGVRGHSSQVGNATGNYWGQADGPTKGQCRGDVDCGYFLPSPDGSVDIPLVRPRVHVVAEDGSAPYATIQDAVEVAESGDTVEVRPGTYRESVRIRTDINLTAPRGAVLNGSTLGGGSDGISLSNRGGASVSGFVVREFDAGVRASGVDRAVSITNSHLVNNSYGVRVRYANAPWEIHDSLLANNSATGVYAYRSDGGDATRNYWGQLGGPLDGQCDPAVDCSNPLSKPPAVRGDRISYTSPSELEFNVGIRNPVVNRSLRFQTAGVTTSGAEIAKVEWNFGDGTTARGRQVAHTYDSPGVYTVTHSAVTEEGRGFSVTQQITVGEEPASFGVVSVTPHLSGHPRKNVVVIEGLPLDLSYRAAVSQPSNTEEVRFRLGNATHVDADGSDGYTFPVDPSVVDGDETLVATAVHTNGSTASRGIRVGHISTPEWFQTMTVSVSRPTHGYLILSSERPLNVSNRIPAEFPFKDKIDMPGTGENQSTSAGVTVTVKVDLTTTETEVSVGGQAGYKMKVVEINGSAAGKAFFDLEEGDLTKGELELKVTGSAEFPPNGIPNPPIGPVPPNVVNLYPIFEGEVKLVTTFDEKDTVGPGDEVAFEFEKGEVAPKLGAKQEIGKKWSEIQLVVGFEEEIASKVPLPEASPITVGLAGQVYARAQAYMFTKTAYFPSGKKNKFSTEFTLYQDGSEDSTTAGVGSSETTWQVRETSGDRPPKPEYETADGTRQTAGPWTGFADARFETDGAMPARIVDTGVVTDNTVADETPAITRVGSGHTVVWSHQSGGKSALNGRDVQVARIDGDRITTLAPVTDDAMGDFDPAVAGSAADGTLAAFTTFDRTFEDADGPAAVYPHGEIRVATANDSGWSAPTFLTDDDDFDFGPAVAQHGDEWLVAWTEDGDGNLTTWRDQSVQYVRYDGTDGSVGPVHTVETASAPSVAATADGFRVGYLAMNDSSTSGTLTVETVGAEAGLPKQSERTIPVAKLGDADVSATHVGVIDTGSTNASITVADATGARTVETGPNVSTPQTVELTEQDGDLLVNFRAYPDASDVAAAFYKPRIDGEWLPARKYADGSARNLTFWQGSAAPTENGFVSVFAGQDLTSDQQADVYAFEHRFRPDLTLNASLDAENVGVGDEVTVAYEVRNTGDTAAEESNLTVQSGAETLRSVELPPVPVGETVTGTATVTVDETGLLSVSADADDALAEFDEENNDVRALALRPDLNVTAVTATRDGDTVTVAANVTNPSAVRAGTVEYRLGNGPTLQHYGTIPGLDPGETRTVTVSVPASDVDPSYTTRFELAPNETAIDGNDSDDLRSRYLFQPDLTVSDGRVGYYERAGTVRASVLVSNAGLADTPATVEVRNSSTGALVASRNVTAEASDSTSVATFTEVTLDLAGVSAGDAVEILVTAPGETALADNVVVDRVKLDTTLVPPSGEIRMSESAVDVDESVQLTATNLSDADGEAVHTQWNVSDTAFDVDETAVNWTGRTPGHHTVRLVVVDDDGVSTVVTDTLLVRPPRPALLVGSAAPRDVDGDGRYRDVDGDGSVESGDVRAFFDAYRDELVRTNDFAFDFNEDGDDIDVLDVQALHASANETNANETNANETTTDGTA; encoded by the coding sequence ATGACCGTCCTGCTCGTCGTCTCGATGGTTTCGGCCTCGACGCCAGCGTCCGCGCTCCCTCGCGCGCAGGGCGTCGAAGTCCCGAGCGGACTCGACACGCCCGAGAGCTTCGACACGTCTGGCGCACTCGACCTCTCGCTTCGCTTCGACGGAGCCGACGCCTTCGCGCAACCCGCGGCGGACGCGTCCGGGCCGGGTCGCCAGTTCTCGCTCGCGTCGGCGACGACACTCACCGTGGACGACGACGGCACCGGCGACTACCGGACGATTCAACACGCGGTGGACAACGCGAGTGCGGGCGACACGATTCGCGTCGAACCGGGCGTGTACGCCCAGACCGTGCGCCTCGACAAGCCGCTAGACCTCCGGGCACCCGACGGCGCGACGCTCGACGGCTCGTCGCTGGGCTCCTCGGCCGACGGGATTCGACTCTACGGCGACGCGAAGGTCGAACTGTCGGGGCTGACCGTTACCGGCTACGATGTCGGCATCCACGCGGACCACGTCGACCGGAATTTCTCGGTCGTCGATATCGACCTGCGTGGGAACAGGCGCGGGCTCTACGTGGACGACACGTACTCGACGTGGAACGTCGAAGCGAGCGAGTTCACGAACAACTCCTACAGCGCGATTCAGACGAGCGGTTCGTCGCTCGGCGATGCCACCGACAACTACTGGGGGCAGGCCGACGGGCCGACCAGCGAGCAGTGCCGCGGCGACGTTGACTGTGGCTACTTCCGGTCCAGCCCCACCGATTCAGTCTCCGTCCCGCTCGACCGAAGCGGCACCTACGTCGTCGCCGCCGACGGTTCGGCACCCTACGCCACGATGCAGGACGCGATTCAGGCCGCTCCGAACCGCGCGACCGTCGAGGTCCGGCCCGGCACCTACCGAGAATCGGTACGGCTCGACGAACCGCTGGACCTCCGGGCCCCAGACGGCGCAGTCCTGAACGGGTCGGAAACCTCACAGAACGACGGGATTCGACTCTACAACGACGCGAACGTGACGATTTCCGGGTTCACCGTCGAGGAGTGGAGTCACGGCATCGACGCCGACCACGTGGACTCGAATTTCACCGTGGAGAACGTTCTCCTCCGGCGGAACGACCGTGGTCTCTACGTGGACGACACGTACTCGACGTGGCGGGTTCAGGGGAGCGAATTCACGAACAACTCTTACAGCGCGATTCAGACGAGCGGCTCGTCGCTGGGCGACGCCACCGACAATTACTGGGGGCAGGCCGACGGCCCGGCCAGCGAGCAGTGCCGCGGCGACGTAGACTGCGGGTACTTCCGGTCGGCTCCCGGCGATTCGGTCGCGGTGCCTGCCGACCGCTCGGGAACGTACGTCGTCGCCGCCGACGGCTCCGAGCCGTACGCCACGATGCAGGACGCGATTCGGGCCGCCCCGAACCGCGCCACCGTCGAAGTCCGTCCCGGCACCTACCGCGAGTCCGTGCGTCTGGACAAGCCGCTGGAGTTCCGAGCGCCCGACGGCGCGACGCTGAACGGGTCGAAAAGTTCGCAGAACGACGGGATTCGACTCTACAACGACGCGAACGCGACGATTTCCGGGTTCACCATCGAGGAGTGGAATCACGGCATCGACGCCGACCACGTGGACTCGAACTTCACCGTCGAGGAGGTCGTCTTCCGGCGAAACGACCGCGGGGTCTACGTGGACGACACGTACTCGGCGTGGAACGTCGAGGCGAGCGAGTTCGTCAACAACTCTTACAGCGCGATTCAGACCAGCGGTTCGTCGCTGGGCGACGCCACCGACAACTACTGGGGGCAGGCAGACGGCCCGACCAGCGAGCAGTGTCGCGGCGACGTGGATTGTGGCTACTTCCGGTCGAGTCCCGACAGCTCCGTCGCGGTACCGGCCGACCGGTCGGGAACGTACGTCGTGGCCAACGACGGGACCGAGCCGTACGCGACCATACAGGACGCGATTCGGGCCGCCCCGAACCGCGCCACCGTCGAAGTCCGACCCGGCACCTATCGGGAATCGGTGCGACTCGACGAGCCACTGGACCTCCGGGCACCCGACGGCGCAGTATTGAACGGGTCGGAAAGCTCGCAGAACGACGGGATTCGACTCTACGGCGACGCAAACGCGACGATTTCCGGGTTCACCGTCGAGGAGTGGAACCACGGCATCGACGCCAATCACGTGGACGACCCGTTCGTCGTCCAGAACGTCGTGCTTCGACGCAACGGTCACGGACTCTACGCCGAGGACAACTACGAACCGTGGGCGATTCATCACAGCGAGATATACAACAACTCCTACGCGGGCGTGCGCGGACACTCGTCCCAACTCGGCGATGCAACCCGGAACTACTGGGGGCAGGCCGACGGCCCGACTAGCGAGCAGTGTCGTGGCGACGTGGACTGTGGCTACTTCCTGTCGAGTCCGAACGGCTCCGTCGCGGTGCCAGCCGACAGGACTGGTACCTACGTCGTGGCTAACGACGGCTCGGAACCCTACGCCACGATGCAGGACGCGATTCAGGCCGCGCCAAACGGAGCGACGGTTACGGTCCGGCCCGGCACTTACCGCGAGTCAGTCCGCATCCGGCAACCCCTCGACGTTCGGGCACCGAACGGCGCGACACTCCGCGGGTCGAACTCGGGGTCGGACGGGATTCGCCTCTACGGCCACGCAAACGTCACTATCTCGGGTTTCACAATCGAGGAGTGGAACCACGGCATCGACGCAAACCACGTGGACGATCCGTTCGTCGTCCAGAACGTCGTGCTTCGACGCAACGGTCACGGGTTCTACGCCGAGGATAACTACGAGCCGTGGGCGATTCACGACAGCAAGATATACAACAACTCGTACACCGGTGTTCGGGGCCACTCGTCGCAACTCGGTGACGCCACCGACAACTACTGGGGGCAGGCCGACGGACCGACGAAAGACCAGTGTCGCGGCGACGTTGACTGTGGCTACTTCCGTCACGCACCCGACGACCCGGTGTCGGTCCCGGCGAATCGGTCGGGGACCTACGTCGTCGCAAACGACGGTTCCGAACCGTACGCCACGATGCAGGACGCGATTCAGGCCGCGCCGAACCGCGCCACCGTCGAGGTCCGTCCCGGCACGTACCGCGAGTCGGTTCGCATTCGGAAACCCCTATCGTTCGTCGCACCCGACGGCGCGGTCTTGAACGGGTCGAACTCGGGGGCAGACGGGATTCGGCTCTACGGTCACGCGAACGCGACGATTTCCGGGTTCACTGTCGAGGAGTGGAACCACGGCATCGACGCAAACCACGTGGACGACCCGTTCGTCGTCGAGAACGTCGTCCTCCGACGGAACGGTCACGGGTTCTACGCCGAGGACAACTACGAGCCGTGGGCGATTCATCACAGCGAAATCTACAACAACTCCTACACCGGTGTTCGAGGCCACTCGTCGCAGGTCGGCGACGCCACCGACAACTACTGGGGACGGGCCGACGGGCCGACCAGCGAGCAGTGTCGGGGCGACGTGGACTGCGGCTACTTCCGGTCGAGTCCGGACGAATCGGTGGCGGTTCCGACGAACCGGACGGGCACCTACGTCGTCGCTAACGACGGCTCCGAACCGTACGCCACGATGCAGGACGCGATTCAGGCCGCCCCGAACCACGCGACCGTCGAGGTACGTCCCGGCACGTACCGCGAGTCGGTTCGCATCCGGCAACCACTGTCGTTCGTCGCGCCCGACGGCGCAGTTCTGAACGGGTCGAACTCCAACTCAGACGGGATTCGTCTCTACGGCCACGCGAACGCGACGGTTTCCGGGTTCACCGTCGAGGAGTGGAATCACGGCATCGACGCAAACCACGTGGACGACCCGTTCGTGGTCGAGAACGTCGTCCTTCGGCGCAACGGTCACGGACTCTACGCCGAGGACAACTACGAACCGTGGGGAATCCACCGCAGCGAGATATACAACAACTCCTACGCGGGCGTGCGCGGGCACTCGTCGCAGGTCGGCAACGCCACCGGGAACTACTGGGGACAGGCCGACGGCCCGACGAAAGGACAGTGCCGCGGCGACGTTGACTGTGGCTACTTCCTGCCGAGTCCGGACGGCTCCGTCGATATCCCGCTCGTCCGCCCTCGCGTTCACGTCGTGGCCGAGGACGGCTCCGCGCCGTACGCCACCATACAGGACGCGGTGGAAGTCGCGGAATCGGGCGACACCGTCGAGGTCCGGCCCGGCACCTATCGGGAGTCGGTCCGGATTCGAACCGACATCAACCTGACCGCGCCGCGGGGCGCGGTCCTCAACGGCTCGACGCTCGGCGGCGGTTCCGACGGCATCTCCCTGTCCAACCGTGGCGGCGCTTCCGTCTCGGGGTTCGTCGTCCGCGAGTTCGACGCTGGCGTCAGGGCCTCGGGCGTGGACCGAGCGGTGTCCATCACCAACTCCCATCTGGTGAACAACAGCTACGGCGTCCGGGTGCGCTACGCGAACGCGCCGTGGGAGATTCACGACAGTCTCCTCGCCAACAACAGCGCGACGGGCGTGTACGCCTACCGGTCGGACGGCGGCGACGCGACCCGGAACTACTGGGGGCAGTTGGGCGGTCCGCTGGATGGGCAGTGCGACCCGGCAGTCGATTGCTCGAATCCGCTCTCGAAACCGCCAGCGGTCCGCGGCGACAGAATTTCCTACACGTCGCCGAGCGAGTTGGAGTTCAACGTCGGGATTCGTAACCCGGTCGTCAACCGGAGCCTGCGCTTCCAGACCGCGGGCGTCACGACCTCCGGCGCGGAGATCGCCAAAGTCGAGTGGAACTTCGGCGACGGCACGACCGCGCGGGGCAGACAGGTCGCCCACACCTACGACTCGCCGGGCGTCTACACCGTCACCCACTCGGCCGTGACCGAGGAGGGCCGCGGCTTCTCGGTCACCCAGCAGATAACGGTCGGCGAGGAGCCAGCGTCGTTCGGCGTCGTCTCGGTGACGCCCCACCTGTCGGGCCACCCGCGAAAGAACGTGGTCGTCATCGAAGGACTCCCGCTCGACCTGAGCTACCGCGCCGCGGTGAGCCAACCGTCGAACACCGAGGAGGTCCGGTTCCGACTCGGGAACGCGACCCACGTCGATGCCGACGGGAGCGACGGGTACACCTTCCCGGTGGACCCGAGCGTCGTAGACGGCGACGAGACGCTGGTGGCGACCGCGGTCCACACCAACGGCTCGACGGCGAGTCGGGGGATTCGAGTCGGCCACATCTCGACGCCCGAGTGGTTCCAGACGATGACCGTCTCGGTGTCGCGGCCGACCCACGGCTACCTAATTTTGAGTTCGGAGCGACCGCTCAACGTCTCGAATCGGATTCCGGCCGAGTTCCCGTTCAAGGACAAGATAGACATGCCGGGGACCGGCGAGAACCAATCGACGAGCGCCGGGGTGACCGTCACCGTCAAGGTGGACCTGACGACGACCGAGACGGAGGTGTCGGTCGGCGGGCAGGCGGGCTACAAGATGAAGGTGGTCGAAATCAACGGGAGCGCCGCCGGAAAGGCGTTTTTCGACCTCGAAGAGGGCGACCTGACCAAGGGCGAACTCGAACTCAAAGTCACCGGGAGCGCGGAGTTCCCGCCGAACGGGATACCGAACCCGCCCATCGGTCCGGTCCCGCCGAACGTGGTGAACCTCTACCCCATCTTCGAGGGCGAGGTGAAGCTGGTGACGACCTTCGACGAGAAAGACACCGTCGGCCCCGGCGACGAGGTGGCGTTCGAGTTCGAGAAAGGAGAGGTCGCGCCGAAACTCGGCGCGAAACAGGAGATCGGCAAGAAGTGGAGCGAGATTCAACTCGTCGTCGGCTTCGAAGAGGAGATCGCGTCGAAGGTTCCGCTCCCCGAGGCGTCGCCCATCACCGTCGGGCTGGCCGGGCAGGTCTACGCGAGAGCGCAGGCGTACATGTTCACGAAGACGGCGTACTTCCCGTCGGGCAAGAAGAACAAGTTCAGCACCGAGTTCACGCTCTATCAGGACGGGTCCGAGGACAGTACGACCGCGGGCGTCGGCAGTTCCGAGACGACGTGGCAGGTTCGGGAGACCAGCGGTGACCGACCGCCGAAACCCGAGTACGAGACCGCCGACGGGACCCGCCAGACCGCCGGGCCGTGGACCGGCTTCGCGGACGCTCGCTTCGAGACCGACGGCGCGATGCCCGCGCGAATCGTGGACACCGGCGTCGTCACCGACAACACCGTCGCCGACGAGACGCCCGCGATTACGCGAGTCGGGTCCGGACACACGGTGGTCTGGAGCCACCAGTCGGGCGGCAAGTCCGCGCTCAACGGCCGGGACGTGCAGGTCGCGCGAATCGACGGCGACCGGATTACGACGCTCGCGCCCGTCACCGACGACGCGATGGGCGACTTCGACCCCGCCGTCGCCGGGTCGGCGGCCGACGGGACGCTCGCGGCGTTCACTACCTTCGACCGGACCTTCGAGGACGCCGACGGCCCCGCGGCGGTCTACCCGCACGGCGAAATCCGCGTCGCCACCGCGAACGACTCCGGGTGGAGCGCGCCGACGTTCCTCACCGACGACGACGACTTCGACTTCGGTCCCGCCGTCGCCCAGCACGGCGACGAGTGGCTCGTCGCGTGGACCGAGGACGGAGACGGCAACCTGACAACGTGGCGCGACCAGTCGGTCCAGTACGTCCGGTACGACGGCACCGACGGGTCGGTCGGCCCGGTCCACACCGTCGAGACGGCGAGCGCGCCCAGCGTCGCGGCCACCGCCGACGGGTTCCGCGTCGGCTATCTGGCGATGAACGACAGTTCCACCTCGGGGACGCTCACCGTCGAGACGGTCGGCGCGGAGGCGGGCCTCCCGAAGCAGTCCGAGCGGACGATTCCCGTGGCGAAACTCGGCGACGCGGACGTGAGCGCGACCCACGTCGGCGTCATCGACACCGGGTCGACGAACGCGTCGATAACGGTCGCCGACGCGACGGGCGCGCGGACGGTCGAGACCGGCCCGAACGTCTCGACGCCCCAGACGGTCGAACTCACCGAGCAGGACGGCGACCTCCTCGTGAACTTCCGGGCGTACCCCGACGCGAGCGACGTGGCGGCCGCGTTCTACAAGCCCCGAATCGACGGCGAGTGGCTCCCGGCGCGCAAGTACGCCGACGGGTCGGCTCGAAACCTCACGTTCTGGCAGGGAAGCGCGGCACCGACGGAAAACGGGTTCGTGTCGGTGTTCGCCGGGCAGGACCTCACCTCCGACCAGCAGGCCGACGTGTACGCCTTCGAACACCGGTTCCGGCCCGACCTGACGCTGAACGCCTCGCTCGACGCCGAGAACGTCGGCGTCGGCGACGAGGTGACGGTGGCCTACGAGGTCCGGAACACCGGCGACACCGCGGCCGAGGAGTCGAACCTGACCGTCCAGTCCGGCGCGGAGACGCTCCGTTCGGTCGAACTCCCGCCGGTTCCGGTCGGCGAGACCGTCACGGGGACCGCGACCGTCACCGTAGACGAGACGGGACTCCTCTCGGTGTCGGCCGACGCCGACGACGCGCTCGCCGAGTTCGACGAGGAGAACAACGACGTTCGGGCGCTCGCGCTCCGCCCGGACCTGAACGTCACCGCCGTCACGGCCACCCGCGACGGCGACACCGTCACGGTCGCGGCGAACGTGACGAACCCGTCGGCGGTCCGCGCGGGGACCGTCGAGTACCGCCTCGGCAACGGGCCGACGCTCCAGCACTACGGGACGATACCGGGCCTCGACCCCGGCGAGACTCGGACGGTCACGGTCTCGGTACCGGCGAGCGATGTCGATCCGTCGTACACCACGCGGTTCGAACTCGCGCCGAACGAAACGGCCATCGACGGCAACGACAGCGACGACCTGCGTTCGCGGTACCTGTTCCAACCCGACCTCACAGTCTCGGACGGGCGGGTCGGTTACTACGAGCGAGCGGGCACCGTCCGCGCGTCGGTCCTCGTCTCGAACGCCGGACTGGCCGACACCCCGGCGACCGTCGAGGTGCGGAACTCCTCGACGGGTGCGCTGGTCGCCTCGCGGAACGTCACCGCCGAAGCCTCGGACTCGACATCGGTGGCGACGTTCACCGAGGTAACGCTCGACCTCGCGGGCGTCTCCGCGGGCGACGCGGTCGAGATTCTGGTGACGGCACCGGGCGAGACCGCGCTCGCGGACAACGTGGTCGTGGACCGGGTGAAACTCGACACGACGCTCGTCCCGCCGAGCGGCGAGATTCGGATGAGCGAGTCGGCCGTGGACGTAGACGAGAGCGTCCAACTCACCGCGACCAATCTGAGTGACGCCGACGGCGAGGCCGTCCACACCCAGTGGAACGTCTCGGACACCGCCTTCGACGTGGACGAGACCGCCGTAAACTGGACCGGCCGGACCCCCGGCCACCACACGGTCCGCCTCGTCGTCGTGGACGACGACGGCGTGTCCACCGTCGTGACCGACACCCTGCTCGTCCGCCCGCCCCGACCCGCACTCCTCGTCGGGTCGGCGGCCCCGCGGGACGTGGACGGCGACGGGCGCTACCGCGACGTGGACGGCGACGGGAGCGTCGAGTCCGGCGACGTGCGGGCGTTCTTCGACGCCTACCGCGACGAGTTGGTGCGGACCAACGACTTCGCGTTCGACTTCAACGAGGACGGCGACGACATCGACGTACTCGACGTGCAGGCGCTCCACGCGTCGGCGAACGAGACGAACGCGAACGAGACGAACGCGAACGAGACGACCACCGACGGGACCGCGTAG